DNA from Microbacterium sp. W4I20:
ACAAGCGAGACCTGGTCGACCTGACCCGCGGGCCCCGCTCCGAGATCGGCCGTATCTGGATCCACGACGTGCAGGACATCATCGGCGCAGAGCCGACCTGGTGGTGGAACCCGCTGTCGTTCGTGACGAACTTCGAGCGTGCCGAGAAACTCGTCGACGTGTTCGTGTCCTCCGCGATGGCTGCGGATGCCAAGGAGGATGCGTACTTCGGTCCCGCCGGCCGCGAGACGCTCGCGCGGCTGTTCCTCACCGCCGCGGTGACCGGTCGCCCGATCACCGACGTCTACCTGTGGGCGATGGATCCCAGCGGCAAAGATCCGGAGATCGGAGATCCTTCGGTGCTCCTGGTCGAGGACGACTACACCCAGGCGATGGGACTTGCGAAAACCCAGACGCTCACGGAGAAGCAGCGTGACGGCATTTACGGCACCATGCGGACCATCTGTGGCGTGCTCGCGAACAAGAAGGTGCTCCCGTGGATTACCGACACCGAGGGGCGGCCGCACTTCGACCCGTACAAGTTCGTCACCTCTAGCGACACCGTCTACGCGATTTCTCGCGAGGGCGGCGGCAGCGCCCGGGCGATCACCGCAGCGCTGACGATGGCGGTCCTCACGGCCGCAGAAGAGGTCGGTTCCCGGATGCCTGGTGGCCGTCTCGCCACCCCGCTGATGGCCGTTCTCGATGAAGCCGCGAACGTGTGCCGGTGGCGAGACTTGCCCGACGTGTACTCGCACTACGGCAGCCGCGGCATCATCATCTCGACGTTCTTCCAATCCTGGCAGCAGGGCGTGGAAGCATTCGGCGTGAACGGCATGGACAAGCTCTGGGGTGCCTCGAACATCCGCGCTTCGGGCAGCGGCCTCGCAGACGATAAATTCCTGCCGCACCTGTCGCAGCTGATCGGTGACCACGACGTCGTCCACCGCACCAGCACCCAGCAGCGCGGCGGCCGGTCGACGACGACCAGCATCAGCCGTGAGCGGATCTTCGACGTGTCGGAGCTCGCAGCGATGCCGCGCGGCCGCGCGGTGATGATCCCCTCCACACAGCCGGCGACGCTGTTCGCGCTCGAACACTGGTCGGCAAAGCCCTACGGCGAGAAAGTCGCCGCGAGCCGCGCATATTACGAAGCGCAAGCCGTCCAGAGCGGGCATCTCAAGGAGCCATCGAATGTCTGACTACGACGACGAAACCCAGGATGAGCCCGAGGCCGAGACGTACTACCCGAACGTGTACATGTGGGTCGAACACTGGCTACTGCCCCACTGGAAACGGGATGTCACGCAAGCCCGGTGGGATCCCCGCTGGTGGGAGTACACCGAGGTCCTGAGCCGATTCGAGGCCCTGTGGCGGGCCTGGGAGTTCCTGCGCCTGGAAGGCCCCACGGGCATGGCGGTGTTCTTCCGCGACTACCTCGACACCGCGATGCCGCTCATCACCGCCACCGATGGCCCTTTCTGGCGGATCGAGAAGGTGTCCCGGGAGCGGACGCTGCCGGAGCAGTGGCCGAGCGAGCTGCCACCACCGGAAGAAATGACCGACCTGGTCTGACCACGTTCCCGGGAGTAATCGGAAGAGATGGAGGACGGAATGAGCGGCACCAGTCCCCACCAGCGAAAGGAACAGAATGACCCGACCGCCGAAGACACCCATCTCACTGCCCCCGCTAATACGATGCCCCCGGAACTGCTCAGTTACCTAGCCGGCGTGGTCACGGCCACAGTCGGCGTGGGGGTCGTTGGCCTGTTGCGGCGCACCCGTCGAGCTGCACGAGCCCGCACACGCGAGCAGCAGCGTCAACAAGCCGCCAGAGCCCGGTACGACCGCCACGAGGCACAGAAGGCCCGCGTGTGGTTCATCCCGACAGAGACACCCGAGGACGATTCATGAGCCACCTCGGCAGCCGCCGTGGATGCTCCCGTTTTCGGTGAGCCGATACACGGAAGAGGAATCTGCAGGCGATGTCGCGTGTACGCCACGTCGACCAGTGGACCGCCACGATGCAATCGGGCCTGATCTAGCTCTTTGGTCGGCATTGCCCGGCGTCCGGAACCGACTATGGAACTGATCGTGAATCACGTCCCTGAGGGCGTTCCGGCTCGTCGCTCCTACCGCGGCGGATAGTTGCTCGGTTTCGCGTGGAGTCCGCTGCCGGCTTGGGGATGAGACCGTACGTCAGTAGTCCCACTCTTTCCACTCAGATGCGTCGATGGGCGGCGGTTCGGCTTGCATGCGATCTATCTGTTCTTCCGTGCGGTCGATGATCTGGATGCGAACGGGGACGTGGGGTGTCACGAGCAGGCTGACCGTTCCGTGGCCAATGGTTCTAAAGTCCACGAAGTCGGAGCCGTCACGTGCTGCCGAGACGATGGCCCTCTTCGTCTCTGACAGGTTCTGGTCGGGATCCAGCAGGAACGTCTGGCCGTCAAAGCTCACTTTGGTGATGTTCATGAGGTGCGCCTTCCGCCGCTTGGTGAACGCGGCAATCTGACGATTCGGGTGTGAAGAGAGTACGCCGCAGGGGGCGAGATAGGTCGGGGTAATCCGGACTCACAGGACTCTCCCCGGGGGCACCGAACCGGCCGGCCGTGGTCAGAGGCTTGTCGTGTGCCTCGAGAGGCTGTGGAGTGGTACCTGGAGTGTCGTATCGTCGTCAACCCTGTGTTTAAGCCGGCGCCCGGGGGCCGAGCATGGAGTTGCGAAGCACATCTCGTATGCAGACAAGACCGTGTTCTTGAGTGATGACGCCGCCGATCTTCTCGTGGAGTATGCGGCGCTGCTAGGGCAGGAGCGTTCCGCTGATGCTGTGCGGCTGCGTGCGATCGGTCAGGACGGTAACGAGGTCGAGGTAGATTTCGTGTTGAATCCGGCCACGAACCTCGCCTCCGAATCGACGAACTCCTCCGTGCAACCGCCGTCGAACAAGGAAGCGATCGCGTATCTGCGAGCCAAGATCGACGCCATCCGCAACCCGCCCGAGATGGAATCGGAAGATGCCCCCAGCCACAGTGACGAGGACTCTCTCTAGGACGCTTGTCCGAGATCCCGCCCACACTTTCAGCTCTACCGCAACGGGGGTCAGGGCGGAGCCCAACGTCTGCGAGAGTGCAAGCACCACGTCAGCGATCAGCTTGTTCGCGGCTGTGACCAAGTGTCGTGGCGATCGGAGGATGTCCGCATGGGCCAGTTCGTGTACGAGGGTAAGACCAAAGCCGAGATCGAAGACCGAGCGCTCACCCACCTCCAGCTGGTGATCACTGCGAAACTAAGACGCGGAGAGCCGTTCCCCTTCTCCTGGAAAGAAGATGCCAGCCTCGGCAACGGTAAGACCGCGGTGTGGATGCATCCTCGAACCGCCATGGCGTTCAACTACCGGGGCAGTCGTCAGCCCTCGATCAACCGGCATTGGATCGAGGCCCTCGCCTTCACAGCGAACGCACCCAGCGGTCTCTACCTGGTTCGGGAACCAGACACGTCCGCACCCAATGACGACAAGGGCCCGCTCGCTCCTGTCTGAAGCGTGCGCTCCACCAAGGGACCACAATCACTGTCGCTTGAGCGCGCATCACCGCGCGAGGATGTCGTAAAGAGCAGCAGCACAGTCCCAGCGCCGACGACGAAGATCACGGCGCTGAGCACGATCAGGAACTCATCCATCCCGTCCCCCTCCCTGCATGGACTTGGGCGGCTGGCGGTCCGCTGCGAAGAAGCCATCCGAGCGGCCGCCAACCTAAAAGGGTCTGCTCGAAAGCCCGCAACGTTGCGACCTTCCGACCCACAACCGAATGTAGACACCCTCCGCGCGATCCCCTGCAGGTATTGACAGGAACAGATCACGCCACTAGGCCGTGCCAGCGTCGGCGCCGGTTTGACCTAGTCGGTGGGTGAATCCAGCATTTCGTCGACGAGCTGGATCCCGCCGCTTGAGTTAGCGGTGTGCATGAGTTGCTCGATCCACTTCACGTTGAGGGGTGGGGACTCTGGCTCGTCGAAGGTGAACCGCAACGGGATTGAAGGGTGTACCCAGATCGTCGACCGCCCACCAGGCTCGTCGTCAGTGTGACGCCAAGAGAGCGTGAAGCTCTCATTGCGGCGGAGCTTTGTCGCGACGACAACCTTGATGTGGGCGAGGGCACGGTCCTCGATGTGAAGCTGGCTTGTCCCGTCGTACTGGATGTATCCCATAGTCGAAGAGTAGACGCGGCGGCCGGATAGAGCGACGAGGCGGTCGTCGCACTTGCCCTTCGAGGGGGCGCCCGTTGAGCATCGGCAAGGCCGACGCCCGCTCCGGGGGTCATCAGACCGGTGCACAGCGTCGCTGAGCACCAGCGGGTGCACGTTTCGACCTTCGGTCATACCGCCGCTAACGCCTTCCCGAACCGGCATTCGATGGTCGGCTTGCCTCCGGTCAAAGACGGGCTCGGGGCGAGCGCCTGCCCGGTCGCGATTGTGTGGCCTCGTGCTCAGTCGAGTTGGCGCAAGCTGCACCAGGAAGCCCGTGGTTGAGCGTTAGTCCAGGCCGTACGTCGACCCGTCTCCCATCTCCACGGGGCCACCTGTGGGAGCCTCAACTCCGCGAGTGAGCCCGCGTATGCGAAGATTCAGATCTTCATCTTCCAACTCGGGCCCGTGTCCCTCCACGGGTCTCACCACGATTTGGCTTGCCGGGCCGATGAGAAACTTCGCCACGACGACCTTTCCGTTCATTTCAGCTTGCTCGTCACGCCACACGTCCCTGTTCGCATCCACGTCATCGACCGCACCGAAGCGGAGATCGATCGGCTACACGCAGCCCCGCCGCCGATGGACTCCTCGGGATGGGCAGACTGGGAGTTCTAGGCCACGGCAGGTGCGCCCGCCAGAAGCGCCACGACCGGGTCCTTTCAGTCCGCTCAGCGGGCGCGGGGGAGTCGGAGATTAGCCTCGAGAGTCGGGCTTCTTTGTCCGACGCAGCGCGGACACCAGGAGAGCAACCGCGGCGAACCATGGTCCGACGACGATGATCGGATCGAGCCAGGTGTGCTTCTGATCTAAACGTCCGCGCCCGAAGCGCGACGCGATGGGATGGTGCTTCGGCTCGGAGAGTACTCCGGTCTGCGTTACCGGGTTGTCGGGGCGGCGGGTGAACAGCGAACGAATGTGGGCGCCGGCGGATTCGACCCGGTCGCCGAGGACGAGGATCAGCCATCGGGTGTTCTTCGTCTCGCTGAGCCGGTCGTACGCGAACCGGCGGATCCGACCCGAGATCCCGTGGAGTGGTTGCGCGGTGCCGTAGACGGGCGGCAACGTCGCGTGTTCGATGGACCTTTCCCGGTGCGGGTCGTCTGCCTGCCGATCGGGGAACGCCCAGTGGGCGCCGGTGGGTTCGAGGTCGTCGCGCTGCTGCCAGGTGCGGCGATATTCCGGGGCGCTATCGGAACCCCAACCGGGGATCCTCTCAGCGAGCTGCTCCGTCGTCGGTGCGAGGTCGGGTTTCGCCGCTTCGTAGGGCATGGTCATTCCTCTCCGACGATGATCACGGGTTTGATGCAGTCATCGAGCTTGGCGGAGAACACGTGGTACGCCTCGGCGATGTGCTCCAGAGGGAACCGGTGGGTGAGGAGTTCGCTCGGTCGCACGTGTCCTTCTTGGATGTGCTCCAGCAGGCGCGGCCATTGCCGTTTGACGGGTGCCTGGTTCGCCCGGATGGTCAGCCCTTTGTTCACGATGTCGCCGAGGCGGACGGAGGAGACCAGCGGCCCGTACGCGCCGACGAGGGAAACCGTGCCGCCCTTACGTGCCGAGTCGATCGCCCAGTTCACCGCGACCGGCGAGCCCCCTTGCAGCTTGAGCTTTGCACCGGTGACGTGTTGGAGGACGCTGCCGTCGGCCTCGGCCCCCACGGCATCAATGACGACGTCCGCACCGAGGTATCCGGTCGCCTTCTTCAGTGCGAGGACGATGTCGTCGACCTCTGCGAGGTGGATCGTTTCCGCGTAGGCGAAGGTCCGTGCCTTCTCCAGGCGGTAGTCGATGTGATCGACGACGATGACCCTGCCTGCGCCCAGGAACCACGCGGACCGTGCGGCCGCGAGCCCGACGGGACCCGCGCCGAAGACGACGACGGTGTCGCGTTCGGCGATGTCGCCGAGCTGGGCACCGAAGTAGCCGGTAGAAAAGGCGTCGGTGAGCATGAGGGCGTCCTCGGAACCCAGCCACTCGGGGATCACGGAGGGGCCGACGTCGGCGAACGGCACTCGGACGAGCTCCGCTTGACCGCCGTCGTACCCGCCGGTCGTGTGTGAGTAGCCGTAGATCCCGCCGACGGCGGTGGCGTTGGGGTTCACGTTGTGGCAGTTTGAGAACAACCCGCGGCTGCAGAAGTAACAGCTGCCGCAATAGATGTTGAAGGGAACCATCACCCGGTCGCCGCGCTGCAGGTTCTGTACGGAAGGGCCGACCTCTTCGACGATGCCGACGATTTCATGCCCGAATGTGTGGCCGATGCGGGTGTCCGGCATCATGCCGTGGAACAGGTGCAGGTCGGAGCCGCACACGGCCGCCCGGGTCACCCGGACTATGGCGTCGTTCGGGTGTTGGATCTTCGGTTCGGGCTTCTCCTCGACGCGGATCTTGTAGGGACCGCGGTAGGCCATTGCTTTCATCGCAGCATGCTCCTCGGGTGTGTCTGGGCAGGTAGTTCGGCGCCCGGTCCGGAGACCTGGCGACGTTGATCGTTTGATGATTTGTCAGGGCCGTCGCGCTCACCGACGGATTCTTGTCGGGCGGTTCGGTATGCGTGGCGGGAGTTGCTGGCGTCCGACGCCGAAGTGGCGGGGATGGTTATGCCGGCGGCTGCCAAGCGTCGTGAGATCTGCGTTGGAGGATGGGCAGCAACGCGCATCCTTTGGCCGTTGTAGGGCACTCCGCCCCGTAGGCGCGCTCCGATCGCAACCCAACTCGTCACGGCCCGCTCGCAAAGCCAGAGCGGTGCCCACAGTGCGCTTGTGGGGGCGAAGACATTTTGGCCACCCGCGCGTCGTCTGCCGCGCTCGGCCAACGCGACGGCGCTCAGCGTGAGCAGTGCGATCGCCGCAGGGCAGCGCCGCACGGTTATGAGGAGGGGGAGGATGGCGGCCTCGGTGAGGAGTCGACGAGGTTGGGCGAAGCTGTCGTACGCTTGTCGGCTTCTTTGGGAGATGAAATGCTGTGCGGTTGGGGGGCGCCGCTTGACGTAGATATCGGGGCGATCGCTGATGACGCCCCCCACGGCTCGGATGGTTCGTTCCATTTCGAGGTTTTCGAACAGGACGTTAGGGCTGTAGCCTCCGGCGAGGCGCAGGGTGGAGCGTCGCACCGCGTAGGTTCCGGGGTAGTCACTCGCGACCGCACGGTTCAGCAGGGTGCGGGCCGTGTCCCAGCGTGCGTGCCAGGGGAGGGGTGCGAAGTGGTTCTGCGGTTTGACCAGGGAGGCGATGGCGAGGTCGGATACGACGGCGGTCAGCGTGTCGCGGTCGTATCGGACGTCGTCGTCGGCGATGACGAGGTGCTCGTGTCTCGCGACGGCGAGGCCGGTGAGTACTCCGCGCACTTTCCCGTTCATGCCGGCTCGCCCGTCAACGGGTATGTGCCGGGCGAGGCCGGACCATGTTGCAGCGTGGGCCGCGAATCGGTCGGGATCTGACCCGTCGATGATCGTGATATCCGCCCACTCGCGAAGCGCGGTCAGGTACGCGGTGAGATCCGCGAGCTCATCGTCCGTTTTCCACCGCAGCGGCAGGATGTATTCGATCCCGGGGCGGGGCTGCGTCGAGTTGCGCTCAGCGGAGGTGTTGACCCTGGCCATGGCGTGCCGTATTAGGCGCGCGGCGATCGCGCGTCGGAGCGGTCGACGCGGGCTGGGCGGGTGACGAAGACGCCGAGGAGGATCATGCCGGCGGCGAGTCCGAGGTGCAGCCAGTTGTCGGCGTCGTTCACGGGCAGGAAGTTCAGCTGGTCGTTGTTCACGGCTACGAGGCCGTAGATCCAGACGACCAGGTAGATCAGCCCTCCGATGACGAGGTAGAGCCGGGAGATGCGTGGGCGGATGGCGGCGGCGATTCCGGCAATGCCGAAGAGCAGATGCACGAGGTTGTGCAGAACGGATACTTGGAAGACGCCGAGGAGCTGGGCCTCGGAGTCGGCGCCGGCGCCGTGCAGGTGCTCGGCCGAGTGGGTGAGGCCGGGGATGAATCCGGCTATTGCCACGACGAGGAAGAGCAGGCCGACGACGAGTGCCGTCTTCTGGATGGTGGTCCCGGCGTATCCGGATGTGGGCTCTGCGGGCGTGCTCATGGGGAGACTCCTCGGCTGGGTGCGAACGCCGCGCAGTACGCGGCGGGAAGGGAACTCTGAAGATATTGACGCGGGACATCAGTGATGAGGGCATTGACGAAAACGCCCTTACGCCGTAAGTTCGGCGCATTACTCATCGTCGGTCGCGGGTCCGCTCGGGCAACGTCCCGGTGAGCCTTCCTACAGCTGCGAGAGAACTCGCCGTCAGTGCAACGAAGAGGAATCGGCGGAGGCCCGGTCGGATGGCCAGGCTCGTGGAAGCACTCCAGGTGCGACCGCGTCTCGGGAGACCGTCCGGGTCCGCGACGCTGCTCGGCGCAGCGAGATTGCCGGGACGGGACGGCGCCGGTTCGGGGGTGTGCATCATCCGCATGCCCCACCGGCCGAACACCCTGTCGAGCAGGCGGGGCGCGGTCCGCTGCAAAGCGGAGATGAATCGGCCACTGCCGCCGGCGAAGAGTTCGTCGACGGGATGCTCGGCAGCGTAGAGGATGCACGAGGCGACGACGGAGGCCGCGTAGTAGGGCGGTGGCGCCGATGGACGATGACCGAGACGTGATCGGGTGGCGTTGTAGCCGGGGGTGTCGATCACCGCGGGTCGGATGATGGTCACGGAGATGGGGTCGCGCGTGGCGCGCAGCTCACGTCGCAACCCCATCATCGCTCCTTCGACTGCCCGCTTCGAGGCGGCGTACGCGCTGTGGAACGGCAGGGTCGTCACCGCTTCGATGGAGGAGATCGAGATGAGCGCGCCGCCGCCGGCACGGCGGAGAGCCGGGAGTGCCGCCTGAGCGCCGTGCACCTGACCGAGGAAATCGATCTCCATCATGCGGCGGAACTCGGCGGGCGTCGTCTCCTCGAATCCGGCGTAGATAAGCACGCCCGCGTTGTTCACCCACGTGTCGATCCGACCGAACCAGCTCTCGACGGTGTCGGCCGCTGCCTGAACGGCGGCAGCGTCCTGCACGTCGCAGACGATTTGTCGAGCCTGTCCGCCTTGCGCGACGATGTCGGCGACCGTCTGCAGCAGGCGACCCTCGTGGCGGCCGAGGACCACGACGGTGGCACCGGCTCGCCCCATCCGGAGGGCGGTCTCCCGTCCGATTCCGCTGGATCCGCCGGTGATGACCGCGACCTGCGTCGCCAGTGCGCGGTGTCTCCGCCGCCGTAACGGCTGTAAACGAAACCTCCTCGGATGTGTTTCGCC
Protein-coding regions in this window:
- a CDS encoding DUF4913 domain-containing protein; translation: MSDYDDETQDEPEAETYYPNVYMWVEHWLLPHWKRDVTQARWDPRWWEYTEVLSRFEALWRAWEFLRLEGPTGMAVFFRDYLDTAMPLITATDGPFWRIEKVSRERTLPEQWPSELPPPEEMTDLV
- a CDS encoding ATP-dependent DNA ligase, which produces MGQFVYEGKTKAEIEDRALTHLQLVITAKLRRGEPFPFSWKEDASLGNGKTAVWMHPRTAMAFNYRGSRQPSINRHWIEALAFTANAPSGLYLVREPDTSAPNDDKGPLAPV
- a CDS encoding DUF4383 domain-containing protein; translated protein: MSTPAEPTSGYAGTTIQKTALVVGLLFLVVAIAGFIPGLTHSAEHLHGAGADSEAQLLGVFQVSVLHNLVHLLFGIAGIAAAIRPRISRLYLVIGGLIYLVVWIYGLVAVNNDQLNFLPVNDADNWLHLGLAAGMILLGVFVTRPARVDRSDARSPRA
- a CDS encoding SDR family oxidoreductase encodes the protein MPGETHPRRFRLQPLRRRRHRALATQVAVITGGSSGIGRETALRMGRAGATVVVLGRHEGRLLQTVADIVAQGGQARQIVCDVQDAAAVQAAADTVESWFGRIDTWVNNAGVLIYAGFEETTPAEFRRMMEIDFLGQVHGAQAALPALRRAGGGALISISSIEAVTTLPFHSAYAASKRAVEGAMMGLRRELRATRDPISVTIIRPAVIDTPGYNATRSRLGHRPSAPPPYYAASVVASCILYAAEHPVDELFAGGSGRFISALQRTAPRLLDRVFGRWGMRMMHTPEPAPSRPGNLAAPSSVADPDGLPRRGRTWSASTSLAIRPGLRRFLFVALTASSLAAVGRLTGTLPERTRDRR
- a CDS encoding zinc-dependent alcohol dehydrogenase is translated as MKAMAYRGPYKIRVEEKPEPKIQHPNDAIVRVTRAAVCGSDLHLFHGMMPDTRIGHTFGHEIVGIVEEVGPSVQNLQRGDRVMVPFNIYCGSCYFCSRGLFSNCHNVNPNATAVGGIYGYSHTTGGYDGGQAELVRVPFADVGPSVIPEWLGSEDALMLTDAFSTGYFGAQLGDIAERDTVVVFGAGPVGLAAARSAWFLGAGRVIVVDHIDYRLEKARTFAYAETIHLAEVDDIVLALKKATGYLGADVVIDAVGAEADGSVLQHVTGAKLKLQGGSPVAVNWAIDSARKGGTVSLVGAYGPLVSSVRLGDIVNKGLTIRANQAPVKRQWPRLLEHIQEGHVRPSELLTHRFPLEHIAEAYHVFSAKLDDCIKPVIIVGEE
- a CDS encoding glycosyltransferase family 2 protein, producing the protein MARVNTSAERNSTQPRPGIEYILPLRWKTDDELADLTAYLTALREWADITIIDGSDPDRFAAHAATWSGLARHIPVDGRAGMNGKVRGVLTGLAVARHEHLVIADDDVRYDRDTLTAVVSDLAIASLVKPQNHFAPLPWHARWDTARTLLNRAVASDYPGTYAVRRSTLRLAGGYSPNVLFENLEMERTIRAVGGVISDRPDIYVKRRPPTAQHFISQRSRQAYDSFAQPRRLLTEAAILPLLITVRRCPAAIALLTLSAVALAERGRRRAGGQNVFAPTSALWAPLWLCERAVTSWVAIGARLRGGVPYNGQRMRVAAHPPTQISRRLAAAGITIPATSASDASNSRHAYRTARQESVGERDGPDKSSNDQRRQVSGPGAELPAQTHPRSMLR
- a CDS encoding type IV secretory system conjugative DNA transfer family protein; translated protein: MRPNRRAQPLGADTGWIALGALVAVVMFVSMLGWLAALTNPGVDELNRRDPFTVLRAVLTGQLPPAPLQVMIFVGGLLVLGVAIAAIATLALRRRSAGSRVDHKASSMGQIRELEEMTQKKVAEDTARLGAGGAADGVPLGRHVPSGRMLFSTWEWVQIWLMGPRAGKTSCVCVPQILETSGPVLGTTNKRDLVDLTRGPRSEIGRIWIHDVQDIIGAEPTWWWNPLSFVTNFERAEKLVDVFVSSAMAADAKEDAYFGPAGRETLARLFLTAAVTGRPITDVYLWAMDPSGKDPEIGDPSVLLVEDDYTQAMGLAKTQTLTEKQRDGIYGTMRTICGVLANKKVLPWITDTEGRPHFDPYKFVTSSDTVYAISREGGGSARAITAALTMAVLTAAEEVGSRMPGGRLATPLMAVLDEAANVCRWRDLPDVYSHYGSRGIIISTFFQSWQQGVEAFGVNGMDKLWGASNIRASGSGLADDKFLPHLSQLIGDHDVVHRTSTQQRGGRSTTTSISRERIFDVSELAAMPRGRAVMIPSTQPATLFALEHWSAKPYGEKVAASRAYYEAQAVQSGHLKEPSNV